DNA from Thermoleophilaceae bacterium:
GCGCACAATCCGCCCAAATCGTCTCCCCACCGCCTCCGGACGCGAATAGACCGAAACCAGTGGACGCCGCTCGCGGCGTCGGGGGAGACACCGCAGCCTGATCGGCAAGCCGGAGGCTCCAGAAACCGCGGCAGGGGACGCCGCAGACAAGGGAGAGAAGATGCTTCGACGAGGTAGAAGTGCGACCATGGGGATGCTCGTGGCGCTCCTGAGCGCGGCCGCTCTGGCCGTGCCGGCGGGGTCCTCCGCCGCCGCCAACAACGAGATCGTCTACGAGGGGGGCGCTGTTCCTCAGGACCTTCTGGATCGGTTCGCGGACTGTCCTTCCGAGTCCGACTTCCCCGGCACGGGCGTCTACCTCTACTGCGCCCACGTAAAGGCCTACGACGGCGAGCTGAAGCTCGGCAAGGTCAACGCGTCGATCGACGACCCGATCGAGGTCACAATCGGCATCGCTCTGATTGACGGCAAGACGGTGATGATCATGCCGCCCGGTCCGGGTGGTCCTCCCAAGCCGGTGAAGATCTCCGGCGGCATCCTCGGCATCCCGGCTCTCGATCCGGTTCTCGACAACTCCCTCGGGCTGTTGTCCGTCTCGGCGACGCCCCAGCTCGGGGAAATCGGTGCGGAGGCTGCGGCGAACACGCCGACCCACCTGAACAAGATCACACTCCCGCTGTCGATCAAGCTGGACAACACGCTGTTCGGGAAGAACTGCAGCATCGGAACCCCGGAGGAGCCGTTCACGATCAACCTCACGACTGGCACGACCGCGCCTCCCGCCGGTGTCGCGCCGATCTCCGGCACGCCACCCGAGGAATCCGTCACGTCCCAGTGGACCAATTACTCGGGAACCGGGGCGCCCGGGACGCAGAGCGGGACCGGGGCGGAGTCCGTCGACAACACGTTCGCGGTTCCGGGTGCGAAGAACTGCGACCTGCTCCCGTCCGACATGCGTGCTCTCGGGCCGAAGCTCGGCCTCGGCTCGCTGTTCGGGCCGGATCGGGGTGTGTTTGACCCGGTCATCAACCAGCAGGTCGGGCTCCCGAGCGCGGCCGGCAACAACCGGATGTCGATCAAGGTCGACACCGAATGGGTCACTGGCACGACCGTCGGCGTCATCAAGGGCGAGAACACGCTCCAGTGGACGACGTCTGAAGGATCGTTCGAGTTCGGCGACGTCCCGGTCGGCTCAAGCGTGGACAAGACGATCACAGTGACGAACATCCTCGACAGCGAGCGGACGTTCGGGAGCAGCTTCTTCTCGCTGTTCACCCTGCCCGAGGACACATCGATCGTCTCGGACACGTGCGAGAACAGCACGATCCCGGCCGGCGGCACGTGCCAGATCACCCTCCGGTTCGCGCCGACGTCGCCGGGCCAGAAGTTCGGCCTCTACAGCGTGGACGCTCCGCCCGACAGCTCTATGTCGATCAACGCGAGGGGACGGGGCATCTAACCGGCGTAGAGACAGACACGATTCCTAAGCGAGGAGGGCCCGGCGTCTGCCGGGCCCTCCTCGCTTGTGCGTGCCGGTGCTTCGCCGCTACTGCTCAGATACGTCGGCGGGGGTGGCAAAAGCGGAGATCGAGCTTGACGTCGAACTTGTTGCCGGGGAGGCCTCGGCCTACCGGCTCGGCATCCGGAAGAGAGCGCTCATGACGACGGCGGTCATCAGGTTGCCGCCGATCGTCAGCTTGCCTCGCGAGTAGAGATCGGGCGCACTCGCGACACCCGCAGCGAGCTGCAGGAACTCCGGCCCGCCTACTTCGATGACGGCCGAAGGATCAGCGCCGCCGTTCCGCTTGATGCGGGCCCGGCCGTCGGCGATCGACACCTGGTACTGGGTGGCTCTTCCTCGCCGGCGCCCGCCGATCCGGAACTCGAGCACTCCGCGCGTCTTCGCGGCTTGCTCGGCGTCGAACCGGAAGGGCATCACCGCGAAGATCGTCCGCAGGACGACGGCCCGCAGAGGTGAGCGCATCACTCGGAGCAGCTGGTCGTCCGAGGCCCGGGCGACCGTCCGCGCGAAGTGGCGCGCCGCCGCGTCCGTTGCCCTGTCCACCAGCGCTCGCAGGGTCCCACCCTAATCGTCCCGGCCCGGGGCGGAACGGAAAACCGGCCGCGGCTAGGAAAGCGCCCGGTGCCCGCCGTAGGGAAGCAGAGCTACGTAGACGAAGTCGTCGAGATCGTCGGGCAATTCCTGCGCGCGGTGCTCGAGGATACGCGTGAACAGCATGCCGGCCAGCGAGTCGACCACCGCCTCAGCCACGAGGTTGGGCCGCTCGACGCCCACGTTCATCTCCGGACGAAGCTCTGGATCGAAGTAGCTGCGCAGCGCGGTGAGCACCAGGTGCCGCCTGGCGAGGCCGCTCTCGCCGACGGCGAGCGCCTCGATGAACACCACCCGCGCGAAGGCATGTTCGGCCGCGAGGAACTCGAGCAGCGCCTTGATGCCGCCGCGGAGGCGACCGGGCCACGCGTCCCCGCCCTCGTCATAGCCGTTGTTGACCGCGAGCGCGAGTGCCAGGAAGCGGGTGTCGTTTGCAGACCAGAAGCAGTCCTCCTTGTCGGCGAAGTTCTCGTAGAAGGTGGCCTTCGAAACCCCGGCCCGCTTGGTGATCTCCTGGACCGTCGTCTCGAGGTAGCCCTTCTCGGCAACGAGCTCAACCACCGCATCCTGCACGCGTTCGCGTTGCGACTTGACGACGTGATCCCGCGACAGGCCGTGCCGTCCGGGGGGCAGGCGCCTCGCTGCGCCGGCGGTCTGCGGTCTCTCGACATCCATGCGTCTCCGAGGCTACTGCATCTGTCCGGGTTTATGAACGGGCCGTTCAAAGTTTATGAACGGGGCGTTCAATCTTTATGAACGGAGCGTTCACAAGAGCAACGATTCTGGTTATAGTGGCTCAGTGGCTCCGGAACTCGCCGTCCGAACGCAGCGGGCCGAACCGATCTTCGCGGCGGCCGAGCGGCTGTTCGCAGAGCACGGTTACCGAGCCGTCTCGCTCGCCGAGGTCGCCGGCCACGTCGGGCTCCCCGAGCAGCACGTATACAACTACGTCGGGTCGAAGGAGACGCTCCTGCTGGCCTGCTTCAAGCGTGGACGGCGGCGGTTGCTGGAGGCGCTCGACGCTCCGGATGCCGACCTCGCGGACTCCCGGCGCTACCTCGAGCAGTCGCTCGCGGCGATCCTCATGTTCTTCCGCGACCATCGTGAGGCCTGGGAGATCCTCGAGACCCACGCGCGTACTCACGGTGGCCCGGTGGCCACGGAGCTCGCGCGGGCGCGGTCGGAGTTCGCACGCCTGCTGTCCCAGCTGCTGGCCGAGGTGCGGGCCGTCTCCGGCAAGGACCCGGGCTCCGTGAACACCGAGACCACGGCCTTCGCGATCATCGGCGCGCTCGATGCCGTCGGCACCTGGTGGGCAGCCAACCCCGACGTCCCGCCCACGGAGGTCGCCGCCCATATGGCGGGCGCGCTGTGGGGCGGGCTGAGCGGCGTCTTCGCCGGCTGACCGGCGGCAACGCCGCGCTTCTGCGGCCTGATGAACGGGCCTCCCGCCGACACCGATGGGACGCGCGCCGAGCGGGAGGAGCAGATCCTGCAGGCGGCCGAGCGACAGTTCGCAGAGGCGGGCTTCTACGCCGTCTCGATGGATGCCATCGCCGACGAGGTGGGGCTGTCGAAGCAGATGGTCTACAACTACGTCGGCTCGAAGGAGTCGCTCTACGTCGCCTGCTTCCGCCGGGCGCGGGTCCAGCTCCTCGGGCTCCTGGCGGGCGCGGCGGCCGGCCAGACGCCCGGCGAGCAGCTGCTGCTCGGCGTGAATGCCTTCTTCAAGTTCGTCGAGGAGCACCGGGAGCCCTGGGCGCTCATCCACGAGCACGCGTCGCAACGTGGGGGCCCGTTCGCCGCGGAGGTCAACGACATGCGGACCGAGATAGGCCGGTTGATCTCCCAGTTGTTCGTGGACGCCCGCGAGGCCGTGGGCAACGATCCCTCCTCGGTGAACACCGAGGTCACGGCCTACGCGGTCCTCGGGGCCATGGAGTCAATGGCCCACTGGTGGAAGGACCACCCCGAGGTACCGCGCGAAGAGCTGACGCGCGAGATGGTCGCCGTGGTGTGGACGGGCCTGGAGCGGGCGGTGAGATGACCCGCTCGACCGCGGCATCCCGTCGCATTACTTGGTATCAAGTAAACATGCAGAACCCCGAGAGGCTCCCCTCCCACCGCCCCCAGATACTGCGGACCGAGCGCTTGGCCCAGATCGCGGTTGCCGCCGACCGCCGCTTCGCGGTGAGCGGCTACGAGGGGACTTCGCTCGAGCAGATCGCCGGCGATGTCGGGCTCCCGTCGCAGATGGTCTCGAACTACGCAGGGTCGAAGGGTGACCTCTACGTGGCCTACTTCCGCCGAGCTCGCCGCAGCTTCCTGCGTCGCCTCGATGAGGCGGGCGAACGCTCCGCGGTGGCGGCGCGCGGCCCACGCTGCCAGCTGGAGCTGGGAATCGACTACTTCTTCCGCTTGATCGAGGCCCATGGGGAGGCCTGGGCGCTGGTCCGCCGGCGCGGTTCAGCGGGGGAGGCTCCATTCGCATATGAGCTCATGAACTCCCGCGCGGAGCTGGCCCGCCTGCTGGCACAGCTCCTCGCCGAGGGCCGCGCCGCCGCCGGAAACCCGACCGTCGTGAATACTGAGATTGCGGCCCACGCGATCATCGGCGCGGCCGAAGCGGCGGCGGAGTGGTGGCTCCAGCATCCTCGGGTTCCGCGCGGCGAACTCGTGGAGCGGCTGGCCGCGCTGCTTTGGATCGGACTGGAGCGGCAGCTCAGCGCGTGACGGCCCGCGAGGGCGCTAGTCCGCTCTGACCGGGTGATCCCAGAAGTGGTCGTGGAGCAGGTTGTCGAGGCCCATCCAGACCACGTCCATCAGCCGGGCGACGACGTACTCCTTCTCGATTTCCGGATGGTCGAGCCACCAGCTCGCCATACCCTCAGCCGCGCCGACGATCGTGAAGGCCGTGATTTCGGTGTTCGCGGTGGCCGTGTCCTTCCCGGCGGCGGCGCGCGCATCGGTGAGCAGCTGGGAGATGAGGCGTCCGATCTCTGCGCGTGCGGCGGCCACCTCACCGGCGAAGGGCCCGCCGCGTGCGGACGCCTGCTCGTTGAGGATGGACCACGCCTCGCGGTGCTCCTCGATGAAGGTGAAGAAGGCGAGTACGCCGTACCAGAGCTGCTCTTGTGGGCCCGTGGCCTGCGCGGCGCCCTGGTCGACGACGCGCTCGAGGTGGAAGCGGGCGCGGCGGAAGCAGGTGAGGTACAGCTCCTCCTTGGAGCCGACGTAGTTGTAGACCATCTGCTTCGAGAGCCCGACCTCGCCGGCGATGGCATCCATCGAGACGGCGTAGTAGCCGGACTCCGCGAACTGCCGCTCGGCGATCGAGAGGATCTGCTCCTCGCGCTCCGCGCGCGGCACGCGCTTGCGGCCGTTGGCGCTTGCCTTCTTAGTGGCGGGCTCGGTCATGCCGCGAATTCCTGGTCTTGTCGGGACTTGATCGTTCTCATTCGATTGCGGCCGGGTCGGGATCCAGTGCTCGAATACCCTCGTTGCCGGTCTATGTTACTTGCCTACAAGTTTGACGGGGGAGGCACGATCCGTCTGTCATCGAATCGCTATAGGGTTACTTGTGATCAAGTAATCCATGCGAGATACCACAGACGACGACATCACGGGGGCCGCCGGTGGCGGTCCCACCAGCGCGGGGGAGCGGCGGTCGCGAGCGGCGCGCCTGCGCGCCATCGAGGAGGTGGCCTGGCGGCAGTTCGCCGCCGGCGAATACGAGGCGGTGGGCCTCGCGGAGATTGCAGCCGAGGTGGGGCTGGCGCGGTCGACCGTCCAGACTTACGTGGGATCGAAGCGAGATCTCTACCGTCAATGCGTGGACCGTGCGGTCGCCGAGCTGGATGCCCATCTCGCCATGGCAGCGGGCGGGGACGGCAACCACGCCGACCGCCTGCGGCGAGCGCTCGCGGCTTTCCTCGACTTCGCAGACGAGCGACCAGAGGCCTGGGCGCTCGTCGACCGTCACCTTTTTGTGGCCGCCGGGCCTTTCGCGGCCGACGGCGCCCGCATGCGCGAGCAGCTGCTGCCGCGGCTCGAGGAGTTGGTAGCCGGTGCGCGCGTTCCGAGCAGCCCCGGTGCGACGGCGTCTGCAGTACTCGGCTCGCTCCACGCGCTGGCCAGCTGGCGGAGCGAGCGCCCCGACATCCCGCGGGAATCGGTCGTCGAGCGTGCGACGGCGCTGATCTGGTTCGGCCTGGCGCTCGAGCTGGGCCGGTGAGGCCGGGGGCGCCCTCGGCAAGGACGTGATCGAGGGGGCGCCGGCTGTTCGGGCTCATCACGATCGTCGGCGTCTTCGGCAAGGTCACCTGGCGCAAGACGCGCGCGCGTCGACATCTACCTCCACGACGGCAGGAGCTACGGCAGGGCGTCCACCGACGCGCTGTGCATCATGCGCCGGCGGTGACCGGCGCGTACCTGTGGTGCAGCGCCAGCGCGTTGCCGTCGGGGTCCTCGAAGAACGTCTGGTGGCACACGCCGGAGTCGAGGATGTCGCCCTTGAACGTGACCCCGCGGGACTCCAGCTCTGCGCGCGCCGCCTCGACGTCCTCCACGCGCAGCTCGATGGGGTGGACGTGCGGGCTGAACTCCATGCCGAACGCGTCGGACTGCATGACCGCGATCGTGAGGTTGCCGGTCTCGAACTCGCCCGCGGGCCTGTCGCCCCAGCGCTTGGAGAGCGGCAGGCCCAGCACGCCGCCGTAGAACTCCGCGGCGGCATCGAAGTCCCTGGTGCCGACGGCGATGAAGTCGGTGCCGGTGATGAGCGAGGTCGAAGTGGGCATGGTGGCTCCTTGGTCTTCGGGGCCCCGAATCGTCTCAGCGCCGCTCGGGCAGAAGCAAGTACGACCCCGCGTACACGGTGTTCTCCACCGGCTTGAGCACGGTCAGGTGGTTGGCGGTGTCCGCGGAGTAGAGCGCGATGCGCAGGCGGTGGCCGGGGCGGAAGCGCTTGGCCGTGGGCCAGACCTCGATCTTGTAGTTCGTGCGCTCGCCGGCGCGGACCGGGCGCAGGTGCGCGCGGTCGTGGTAGGGCGTGGGGACGATCACCTCGCCGGTGGTGTCGTCCACCTGCGTGCGGGCGGGGTCGAGCTCGCGGTGGGAGGCGCGCAGGAAGCCGGACTGGATGAGGGTGGAGCGGCCGTCGGGCGACACCTCCGACAGCTTCACCACGAAGTCCGTGTCGAGGTGGGGAGGGAACGTCTGCTCCGCGCCGAGAAGCGGCGCGTTCGTGCCGGCGTTCACGCCGGCGAGCGGCACGGTGCTCGCGTCCAGCGACAAGGTGATCGGGCCCTGCACCACCAGGTCCTCGTCCAGCGGCGGTGTGGAGAACGTGAGCCCCTTCCACTCGTCCTCGGCGGCCTGGTCGGCCTCGCGCTGGGGCACGCCCGCGGCGTTGTCCCACTTCGAGAACAGGTTCTCGCCCATGCCGGCGAGCGGGTTCCACGCCCACGAGCCGATGGCGCCGCCGGTCCCGGCCGCCGGCGCCGAGCGCGACAGCCCGCCACCCTCGGTCAGGTAGTGGCGCTCGAACTCGGTGCCGGGCGGCGGCCACGTGTCCGCGCCACGCCACTCGCACGGCCCGTCGAGCGACTCCACCATCTCGCACCAGCTGATGCGCGGGCCGTCGAACCAGTCCGGTTGCGCCGCGCCGTCGAGCCAGTGGCGGTACCAGTCCACCAGCCGCGTGTCCCACGGCTGGTGGTCGAGGAAGTGCGAGCCGGTGTGGTTCCACGGGCCGATGACCGCATAGTTGGGGCCGCCGACCTCGCCGGCGGCCTCGAGCTCCAGCGAGCGCTGGACGGCCTGCACCTGGCCGCGCGTGAATGCGTCGTACCAGCCCTCGAGGTGGAACACCGGCAGGTCGAGCTGCTCCATGCGGTCGATGACCGAGGACGCGCGGTAGAAGGGGGAGTCGAACGGCCGGCCGAGGTAGGTGAGGAACATCGGGTCGTTGCGGGTGTGGTCCACGATGGACCGCAGCGCCAGCTCCGGATCCGGGTTCGTCGTGAGGTCTGCGCCCTGTGCGTTGTAGGCGGTCGTGCCGCCCGACCAGATCACGCCGAACGAGCCGGTGAGGATGCCGCCGGTGTAGACGATGTCGCGGTAGAGGTCGGACAGGGCGCGCTGCGGGGCGATCGTCCTCAGGTGCGGCGGCGTGCCCTTGGGCGAGGTGGCGATGAGGTACTGGTTGATGCCCGAGTAGGAGCCGCCGAACATCCCGACCTCGCCGTTGCAGTGCTCGTATTCCGTGGCGAGCCACTCGATGGCGTCGTAGCCGTCCTCCTGCTCCTGCTCCAGGAACACGCCGTCGTACTCGCCTTCGGAGCCGCCCGTGCCGCGCGCGTCGAGCTCCATGAACACGAAGCCGCGGGCGGGGAAGGTGCCCGCTCCCTCCGCCGCGCGCGCCTCCTTGCGGTAGGGCGTCATCTCGAACAGGCACGGGAACGCCTGGCCGGCGGGCTGGTCCGCCTTGGGACGCGGGCGATGGATGTCGGCCACGAGGCGCGTGCCGTCGGGCATGGGCACCACCACGTTCTGCTCGACGATCACGTCGTAGGACGGCTCGGCGGTGGTCACGCCGGCGAGCGCCGGCGAGGCGTAGATCAGGCTTGCGGCCAGCGTGGCCGCGACGGCGGCACGGCATCCTCCCACGCGGGGGAGCATACCCCCGCGCCGCGGCTAGTCGATCAGCCTCTCCTCCATCCGGTGC
Protein-coding regions in this window:
- a CDS encoding choice-of-anchor D domain-containing protein, producing MGMLVALLSAAALAVPAGSSAAANNEIVYEGGAVPQDLLDRFADCPSESDFPGTGVYLYCAHVKAYDGELKLGKVNASIDDPIEVTIGIALIDGKTVMIMPPGPGGPPKPVKISGGILGIPALDPVLDNSLGLLSVSATPQLGEIGAEAAANTPTHLNKITLPLSIKLDNTLFGKNCSIGTPEEPFTINLTTGTTAPPAGVAPISGTPPEESVTSQWTNYSGTGAPGTQSGTGAESVDNTFAVPGAKNCDLLPSDMRALGPKLGLGSLFGPDRGVFDPVINQQVGLPSAAGNNRMSIKVDTEWVTGTTVGVIKGENTLQWTTSEGSFEFGDVPVGSSVDKTITVTNILDSERTFGSSFFSLFTLPEDTSIVSDTCENSTIPAGGTCQITLRFAPTSPGQKFGLYSVDAPPDSSMSINARGRGI
- a CDS encoding SCP2 sterol-binding domain-containing protein, which translates into the protein MDRATDAAARHFARTVARASDDQLLRVMRSPLRAVVLRTIFAVMPFRFDAEQAAKTRGVLEFRIGGRRRGRATQYQVSIADGRARIKRNGGADPSAVIEVGGPEFLQLAAGVASAPDLYSRGKLTIGGNLMTAVVMSALFRMPSR
- a CDS encoding TetR/AcrR family transcriptional regulator, coding for MDVERPQTAGAARRLPPGRHGLSRDHVVKSQRERVQDAVVELVAEKGYLETTVQEITKRAGVSKATFYENFADKEDCFWSANDTRFLALALAVNNGYDEGGDAWPGRLRGGIKALLEFLAAEHAFARVVFIEALAVGESGLARRHLVLTALRSYFDPELRPEMNVGVERPNLVAEAVVDSLAGMLFTRILEHRAQELPDDLDDFVYVALLPYGGHRALS
- a CDS encoding TetR/AcrR family transcriptional regulator; translation: MAPELAVRTQRAEPIFAAAERLFAEHGYRAVSLAEVAGHVGLPEQHVYNYVGSKETLLLACFKRGRRRLLEALDAPDADLADSRRYLEQSLAAILMFFRDHREAWEILETHARTHGGPVATELARARSEFARLLSQLLAEVRAVSGKDPGSVNTETTAFAIIGALDAVGTWWAANPDVPPTEVAAHMAGALWGGLSGVFAG
- a CDS encoding TetR/AcrR family transcriptional regulator, translating into MNGPPADTDGTRAEREEQILQAAERQFAEAGFYAVSMDAIADEVGLSKQMVYNYVGSKESLYVACFRRARVQLLGLLAGAAAGQTPGEQLLLGVNAFFKFVEEHREPWALIHEHASQRGGPFAAEVNDMRTEIGRLISQLFVDAREAVGNDPSSVNTEVTAYAVLGAMESMAHWWKDHPEVPREELTREMVAVVWTGLERAVR
- a CDS encoding TetR/AcrR family transcriptional regulator, with product MTEPATKKASANGRKRVPRAEREEQILSIAERQFAESGYYAVSMDAIAGEVGLSKQMVYNYVGSKEELYLTCFRRARFHLERVVDQGAAQATGPQEQLWYGVLAFFTFIEEHREAWSILNEQASARGGPFAGEVAAARAEIGRLISQLLTDARAAAGKDTATANTEITAFTIVGAAEGMASWWLDHPEIEKEYVVARLMDVVWMGLDNLLHDHFWDHPVRAD
- a CDS encoding TetR/AcrR family transcriptional regulator, whose translation is MRDTTDDDITGAAGGGPTSAGERRSRAARLRAIEEVAWRQFAAGEYEAVGLAEIAAEVGLARSTVQTYVGSKRDLYRQCVDRAVAELDAHLAMAAGGDGNHADRLRRALAAFLDFADERPEAWALVDRHLFVAAGPFAADGARMREQLLPRLEELVAGARVPSSPGATASAVLGSLHALASWRSERPDIPRESVVERATALIWFGLALELGR
- a CDS encoding VOC family protein, which translates into the protein MPTSTSLITGTDFIAVGTRDFDAAAEFYGGVLGLPLSKRWGDRPAGEFETGNLTIAVMQSDAFGMEFSPHVHPIELRVEDVEAARAELESRGVTFKGDILDSGVCHQTFFEDPDGNALALHHRYAPVTAGA
- a CDS encoding CocE/NonD family hydrolase, which codes for MGGCRAAVAATLAASLIYASPALAGVTTAEPSYDVIVEQNVVVPMPDGTRLVADIHRPRPKADQPAGQAFPCLFEMTPYRKEARAAEGAGTFPARGFVFMELDARGTGGSEGEYDGVFLEQEQEDGYDAIEWLATEYEHCNGEVGMFGGSYSGINQYLIATSPKGTPPHLRTIAPQRALSDLYRDIVYTGGILTGSFGVIWSGGTTAYNAQGADLTTNPDPELALRSIVDHTRNDPMFLTYLGRPFDSPFYRASSVIDRMEQLDLPVFHLEGWYDAFTRGQVQAVQRSLELEAAGEVGGPNYAVIGPWNHTGSHFLDHQPWDTRLVDWYRHWLDGAAQPDWFDGPRISWCEMVESLDGPCEWRGADTWPPPGTEFERHYLTEGGGLSRSAPAAGTGGAIGSWAWNPLAGMGENLFSKWDNAAGVPQREADQAAEDEWKGLTFSTPPLDEDLVVQGPITLSLDASTVPLAGVNAGTNAPLLGAEQTFPPHLDTDFVVKLSEVSPDGRSTLIQSGFLRASHRELDPARTQVDDTTGEVIVPTPYHDRAHLRPVRAGERTNYKIEVWPTAKRFRPGHRLRIALYSADTANHLTVLKPVENTVYAGSYLLLPERR